TTTATACGCCACCCAAGTCATAACAGACTTGCTTTCAATATGCAAGAATGAAAATAAAGAACAAGAATATTCTGGTTAAACTCGGCATGCGCTTTCTGATACACGCTCAGAATCGCGGTATGTGTTGGGTGTGAGCTTGCGATTGTGCTCTTTCACGCACAGTGCGCCTTTCGGTGGCCTTCGCTTTGCTCTTGTGTATGATTATTGAACTGCGTAGTTTGAAAGTATGGGATGGGAAGTGTATCATAGTGTATGAAGCGAAGAGACTTTTTTGCCGGCCTGTTCATTCTCCTCTGTATTGTCTGCTTTTATCTCTTTTATAAGCTCATCGTCCCATTTTTTGTGCCGATCGCATGGGCGATAATTCTGGCTATAACGTTTCATCCGCTTTTTCGATGGTTTTCAGCGAGGATGAAGTCTCCCGATTTAGCCGCAACGGCGGTGTGTGTTGTCGTCCTTCTTCTCATCCTCGGGCCGGTTAGTTATCTCTTTATTGCGCTGGTGAACGAGGCCTATGGGATTGTTCGGCATGTGGACAATGCGTATAAAAGCGGCGAACTTCAGAGATATTTCACCTATGATCCGCCTTGGTTCAGTTCAATTAAAATCAAGCTTTCACCGTATATGGATGTGTCGAATATCAATCTGGCCGGGCTTGTGCGAGATGCAATAGAGAAGGTTACCGGTCTGGTTGTCGGTAAGTCTACCTGGATTGCCACGAACGTCACGAAGTCTCTGCTCTATTTTTTTATAATCATGTTTTCGCTTTTTTATTTCCTGCGGGATGGAAATCGATGGGTTGATAAACTAAAACGAATTACGCCGCTCACGAATAGCCAGATTGATGCCACCTATACGCAGCTTCGAGAAATAATCGAGGCGACTATGTACAGCGGTGTGGCGATTGCGCTGCTTCAGGGATTGCTGGGCGGGATTATTTTTTGGATTTTCGGATTGCAGTCTCCGATTTTTTGGGGAGCGGTGATGGCCTTCCTGTCGCTGATACCATTCATCGGCGGTTTTCTGGTCTACATCCCCGGCGGACTCATTTTGATCTTTGACGGTTCCCCGGGCAAGGGAATCCTGGTTATCGCGCTTGGGATAATTTTGGTCAGTCAGGCCGATAATTTCCTGAGGCCCTATTTATTGGCTGGCCGCACCGCGCTTCACCCGCTCTTATTATTTTTCACGCTCATGGGCGGAGTTTTGATGTTCGGCCTGCTGGGGGTTGTCATTGGCCCGGTGATAGCCGCGGTGTTTTTTACCCTCGTGCGTATCATTGAACTGAAATTGACCTGGCGGGAGACCAAAGTTGACGAAGTCGATTAGCTTGTTTGCGTGCTCAATTTCAGGTTTGCCGGAACTCGGTAAATGATACATACTACTCCAGAGGCAGGAATGAACCTGCCCCTCTTTTATTTTTTAAGAGAGAACCGGAGAACGAAGTGGTAATATGATCGGAAAACGAGTACTCATCACCGGCGGAGCAGGATTTTTAGGGTACCACCTTGCCAGAAATCTGTCCGAGCGAGGTGTCTCTTTCATTGCCTGCAATGATATCGCGCCGTTTTTCAAAGACGAATATCCCGATGGCGCGCTTTTGCGCAATGTCGATGTCCGTGATGCCGATGCCATGTACCGGCTAATCCATGATAACAAAATTGACATTATCATTCACACTGCCGCCGCCCTGCCGCTCTGGCCGCGCGAAGAGATAATGACGACCAATATCGCCGGAGTCCGAAACACGCTTGAGCAGGCAAGAAAATGCAATGTTGAACGGCTGATTTTTATTTCTTCGACGGCTGTCTACGGCCTGCCGGACAAGCACCCGCTCGTTGAAACAGATCCGGTCTATGGAGTTGGCGCGTACGGAGAGAGCAAAATCGCGGGCGAAGAGATCTGCGCTGAGTTCCGCGAACAGGGGATGTGCGTGCCGGTCATTCGGCCAAAAACATTTATCGGAACGGCGCGGCTGGGGGTGTTTCAGATTCTCTATGATTGGGTGGATTCGGGCAAACGGATTCCTATAATCGGCAAGGGTGAAAATCTCTATCAATTGCTTGAAGTGACCGACCTTATTGAGGCCATCTGGCTCGCGGGATCGGCTTCGCCGCAGTTGGCAAATGATATTTTCAATGTTGGGGCGCAGAGATTTGAGAAGGTCAAACTCGATGTCGGGGCGCTCTGTGATTTTGCCGGCAACGGGGCAAGAGTGATGCCGACACCTGCGCCTCTGGTGAAAGGGGCACTGGCACTTTTTGAATTTATGAAAATATCCCCCCTCTATAAATGGGTCTACGGGACGGCTGATAAAGATTCGTATGTTTCGACGGAGAAGATTGAATCAAAACTTGGCTGGAAATCCCGCTATTCGAATCAGGACGCGCTCATTACATCGCACAAGTGGTACCTTGAGCATAAAGATGAACTCACGACTCAAAAAGCAGGTGTGACCCACCGTGTCGGTTGGGATCAGGGGATTCTGAAATTATTCAAGAAGTGGATGTAGGGGGGTTGGGGATACAGGGGTTTTTCTTGCCGCGTGTGGCATGAGATCGTGAGGTCACCCGCCACAGGCGGACTTCGGTGGCCTCAGCGCTCACTCCTCGCTGTTCGCTCGAAGTAAGCAAGACCCGACGGAATAGGTGAAAGACGAATATGAAATTGCCATTCGCCACAGCGGGCTCAGAA
This portion of the Candidatus Zixiibacteriota bacterium genome encodes:
- a CDS encoding AI-2E family transporter, which translates into the protein MKRRDFFAGLFILLCIVCFYLFYKLIVPFFVPIAWAIILAITFHPLFRWFSARMKSPDLAATAVCVVVLLLILGPVSYLFIALVNEAYGIVRHVDNAYKSGELQRYFTYDPPWFSSIKIKLSPYMDVSNINLAGLVRDAIEKVTGLVVGKSTWIATNVTKSLLYFFIIMFSLFYFLRDGNRWVDKLKRITPLTNSQIDATYTQLREIIEATMYSGVAIALLQGLLGGIIFWIFGLQSPIFWGAVMAFLSLIPFIGGFLVYIPGGLILIFDGSPGKGILVIALGIILVSQADNFLRPYLLAGRTALHPLLLFFTLMGGVLMFGLLGVVIGPVIAAVFFTLVRIIELKLTWRETKVDEVD
- a CDS encoding NAD(P)-dependent oxidoreductase, producing the protein MIGKRVLITGGAGFLGYHLARNLSERGVSFIACNDIAPFFKDEYPDGALLRNVDVRDADAMYRLIHDNKIDIIIHTAAALPLWPREEIMTTNIAGVRNTLEQARKCNVERLIFISSTAVYGLPDKHPLVETDPVYGVGAYGESKIAGEEICAEFREQGMCVPVIRPKTFIGTARLGVFQILYDWVDSGKRIPIIGKGENLYQLLEVTDLIEAIWLAGSASPQLANDIFNVGAQRFEKVKLDVGALCDFAGNGARVMPTPAPLVKGALALFEFMKISPLYKWVYGTADKDSYVSTEKIESKLGWKSRYSNQDALITSHKWYLEHKDELTTQKAGVTHRVGWDQGILKLFKKWM